A genome region from Indicator indicator isolate 239-I01 chromosome 24, UM_Iind_1.1, whole genome shotgun sequence includes the following:
- the LOC128975282 gene encoding E3 ubiquitin-protein ligase RNF182-like — translation MAQPDSERGLQAVSPELDCTICYSRYDARARRPKLLRCGHRLCTRCLHKMVALGDTSPHQLRCPFCRQHSSVPGGDVQRLQDDGEALALLTGSERPKKQGPSRSPEVLLCPSVLEPAPGPDCVVVTILEVPEDVALPESLNGMEVVRLYRPDSLTVLPCHGPGQKCRSWGWQAVPHFILGVLCLLYFSSLPFGIYLLLIEHHSLGIVLVSLVPATLLLCIVYSLCQCLCREVFGFPHS, via the coding sequence ATGGCCCAGCCGGACAGCGAGcgggggctgcaggcagtgtccccagagctggactgCACCATTTGCTACAGCCGCTACGATGCCCGCGCCCGCAGACCCAAACTGCTCCGTTGTGGCCATCGCCTCTGCACCAGGTGCCTGCACAAGATGGTGGCACTGGGGGACACGTCGCCCCACCAGCTCCGCTGCCCCTTCTGCCGTCAGCACAGCTCGGTGCCCGGTGGGGACGTGCAGCGGCTGCAGGACGATGGTGAGGCGCTGGCACTGCTGACCGGCAGTGAAAGGCCCAAGAAGCAAGGTCCCTCCCGGTCCCCTGAggtcctgctctgccccagtgtGCTGGAGCCTGCACCCGGCCCTGATTGCGTGGTCGTCACCATCCTGGAGGTGCCAGAGGATGTGGCCCTGCCAGAGAGCTTGAACGGGATGGAAGTGGTGCGGCTGTACCGCCCTGACAGTCTGACCGTGCTGCCCTGCCATGGCCCCGGGCAGAAGTGCCGCTCCTGGGGGTGGCAAGCAGTCCCGCACTTCATCCTGGGCGTGCTCTGCCTCCTCTACTTCAGCTCCCTGCCCTTTGGCATCTACCTCCTCCTCATCgagcaccacagcctgggcatTGTCCTGGTCAGCCTCGTGCCCGccaccctcctcctctgcaTCGTCTACAGCCTCTGTCAGTGCCTGTGCCGGGAGGTCTTTGGGTTCCCCCACTCCTGA
- the PCIF1 gene encoding mRNA (2'-O-methyladenosine-N(6)-)-methyltransferase yields the protein MANENHGSPAEEASLMSHSPGTSNQNQPSSPKPMRLVQDLPDELVQAGWEKCWSKRENRPYYFNRFTNQSLWEMPVLGQHDVISDPLGLNAAPMPLEGGVVDTSVESKQRKRRFSEEVPTSGNSVKKPKADVPGNAASQPVPSSPSIPGTSVLKAWCVSPEDKQQAALLRPTEVYWDLDIQTNAVIKQRAPSEVLSPHPEVELLRSQLILKLRQHYRELCQQREGIDPPRESFNRWMLERKVVDKGTDPLLPSDCEPVVSPSMFREIMNDIPIRLSRIKFREEAKRLLFKYAEAAKRLIESRSASPDSRKVVKWNVEDTFSWLRRDHSASKEDYMDRLEHLRKQCGPHVSAAAKDSVEGICSKIYYISLEYVKRIREKHLAILKENNISAEVEAPEVQDRLVYCYPVRLAIPSPPLPSVEMHMENNVACVRYKGEMVKVSRNYFSKLWLLYRYSCIDDSGFEKFLPRVWCLLRRYQMMFGVGLYEGTGLQGALPVHVFEALHKLFGVSFECFASPLNCYFKQYCSAFLDTDGYFGSRGPCLDFFPISGSFEANPPFCEELMDAMVSHFEKLLESSSEPLSFIVFIPEWRDPPTPALTRMEQSKFKRHQLILPAFDHEYRSGSQHVCKKEEMYYKAVHNTAVLFLQNSAGFAKWEPTPERLQELVAAYKHSGRTLSSSSSSSSSSSSSSSTADKERELSREQSSSRETNPN from the exons CGGAAGCCCTGCGGAGGAAGCGTCTCTCATGAGTCACTCACCTGGCACCTCCAACCAgaaccagcccagctcccccaAACCCATGCGCCTGGTGCAGGACCTGCCAG ATGAGCTGGTGCAGGCTGGCTGggagaagtgctggagcaagCGGGAGAATCGCCCCTACTACTTCAACCGCTTCACCAACCAGTCCCTGTGGGAGATGCCTGTCCTGGGGCAGCACGATGTCATT TCAGACCCATTGGGACTGAATGCAGCTCCGATGCCGCTGGAAGGTGGAGTGGTTGATACCTCTGTGGAGagcaagcagaggaagaggagattcTCTGAGGAGGTTCCAACCAGTGGCAACAGCGTCAAAAAGCCCAAG GCGGATGTCCCAGGGAATGCAGCTTCCCAGCcagtccccagctctcccagtatTCCTGGAACCTCTGTCCTAAAGGCATGGTGTGTCTCACCTGAGGACAAAcagcaggcagctctcctgCGACCAACTGA GGTATACTGGGACCTGGACATCCAGACAAACGCAGTGATTAAGCAGAGGGCACCCTCAGAAGTGCTTTCTCCACACCCCGAGGTGGAGCTGCTGCGGTCCCAGCTCATTCTCAAGCTGCGGCAGCACTACCgtgagctgtgccagcagagggaag GGATTGACCCCCCAAGGGAGTCCTTTAACCGCTGGATGCTGGAGAGGAAGGTGGTTGATAAAGGGACAGATCCTCTTTTACCCAGTGACTGCGAGCCAGTAGTGTCTCCTTCCATGTTCAGAGAGATCATGAATGACATTCCCATCAG GTTATCCAGAATCAAGTTCCGGGAGGAAGCCAAGAGGCTGCTTTTCAAATATGCCGAGGCAGCGAAGCGACTGATCGAATCCAG GAGTGCTTCACCAGACAGCAGGAAGGTGGTGAAATGGAATGTGGAGGACACCTTCAGCTGGCTGCGACGGGACCACTCTGCCTCCAAGGAGGACTACATG GACCGCCTGGAGCACCTGCGCAAGCAGTGCGGGCCCCACGTGTCCGCAGCAGCCAAGGACTCTGTGGAAGGCATCTGCAGCAAGATTTACTACATCTCCTTGGAGTATGTCAAGCGGATCCGGGAGAAGCACCTGGCCATCCTCAAGGAGAACAACATCTCCG ctgaggtggaagctcctgaGGTGCAGGACAGGCTGGTGTACTGCTACCCAGTGAGGCTGGccatcccctccccacccctgcccaGCGTGGAGATGCACATGGAGAACAACGTGGCCTGCGTGCGCTACAAGGGCGAGATGGTCAAAGTCAGCCGCAACTACTTCAGCAAGCTG TGGCTCCTCTATCGATACAGCTGCATCGATGACTCTGGCTTCGAGAAGTTTCTGCCCAGGGTTTGGTGCCTTCTCCGTCGCTATCAG ATGATGTTCGGTGTGGGGCTGTACGAAGGAACTGGGCTGCAGGGGGCACTTCCTGTGCACGTCTTCGAGGCCCTCCATAAGCTCTTTGGAGTGAGTTTTGAGTGCTTTGCCTCGCCCCTGAACTGCTACTTCAAGCAGTACTGCTCGGCCTTCCTGGACACAGACGGGTATTTTGGATCCAGGGG ACCCTGCCTGGATTTCTTCCCTATAAGTGGCTCTTTTGAGGCAAATCCTCCGTTCTGTGAGGAGCTGATGGATGCCATGGTCTCTCACTTTGAG AAACTGCTGGAGAGCTCCAGCGAACCTCTGTCCTTCATCGTCTTCATCCCCGAGTGGCGGGACCCCCCCACGCCAGCGCTGACCCGCATGGAGCAGAGCAAGTTCAAGCGGCACCAGCTGATCCTGCCAGCCTTCGACCATGAGTACCGCAGTGGCTCCCAGCACGTCTGCAAGAA AGAGGAGATGTACTACAAGGCCGTGCACAACACGGCCGTCCTCTTCCTGCAGAACAGTGCCGGCTTTGCCAAGTGGGAGCCCACGCCGGAGCGGCTGCAGGAGCTCGTGGCAGCCTACAAGCATTCAGGCCGgaccctcagctcctcctcatcctcctcttcctcatcctcctcctcctcttccacgGCAGACAAGGAGCGGGAGCTGAGccgagagcagagcagcagccggGAGACTAATCCCAACTAA